A stretch of Hoplias malabaricus isolate fHopMal1 chromosome 10, fHopMal1.hap1, whole genome shotgun sequence DNA encodes these proteins:
- the stk17a gene encoding serine/threonine-protein kinase 17A: MIPECPTRSSAQSSLSRSGLLSEIRSSIRTEPFTQHYSLIPGKELGRGKFAVVRKCVEKSTGREYAAKFMRKRRKGQDCRTEIIHEISVLEMAASCQRVVNLHEVYELPSEMVLVLEFAAGGEIFNQCVAERDEAFKEDDVKRLLRQILEGVCFLHKNNVVHLDLKPQNILLTSNHPLGDIKIVDFGLSRIVSNNQEIREIMGTPEYVAPEVLNYEPISTATDMWSIGVLVYVMLTGISPFLGDDKQETFLNISQINISYEEEELDRLDKAAIHFIKSLLIKEPEDRATAEECLKHQWLQMQEEPVKQKSASASILEQVHTEISSQQRTEKEGEEEKEGRVTEELIVMAAYTLGQCRQSSDKESLTPDQKAISKRFKFEESFPALQEVPGEFIY, translated from the exons ATGATCCCTGAGTGTCCGACGAGGAGCAGTGCTCAGTCAAGTCTCAGCCGCTCGGGTTTACTCTCCGAGATTAGGAGCAGCATCAGGACTGAACCCTTCACTCAACACTACAGCCTCATACCGGGCAAAGAGCTGGGCAG AGGGAAATTTGCAGTGGTGAGAAAATGTGTGGAGAAAAGCACAGGTCGAGAGTATGCTGCAAAGTttatgaggaagaggaggaagggcCAGGACTGTCGAACAGAAATCATTCATGAGATTTCTGTGCTGGAGATGGCAGCATCTTGTCAGCGAGTGGTCAACCTGCATGAGGTTTATGAGCTTCCCAGTGAGATGGTTCTCGTTTTGGAGTT TGCTGCTGGTGGGGAGATCTTTAACCAGTGTGTGGCAGAGAGGGATGAGGCATTTAAAGAAGATGATGTAAAACGACTACTGAGACAGATCCTGGAGGGTGTCTGTTTTCTTCACAAGAACAACGTGGTTCATCTAGACCTAAAG CCACAGAATATTCTTCTGACCAGTAATCATCCTCTTGGAGACATTAAGATAGTGGACTTTGGCTTGTCAAGAATCGTGAGCAATAACCAGGAAATCAGGGAAATCATGGGCACACCGGAGTATGTTG CTCCAGAAGTCCTGAATTATGAGCCCATAAGCACAGCCACTGACATGTG GAGTATTGGAGTCCTAGTTTATGTGATGCTAACTGGCATCTCTCCTTTCCTGGGGGATGATAAGCAGGAGACATTTCTGAACATCTCTCAGATTAACATCAGCTATGAAGAGGAAGAGCTGGATCGACTGGACAAGGCTGCCATCCACTTCATAAAGTCCCTGCTCATCAAAGAACCAGA GGACAGAGCCACTGCTGAGGAGTGCCTGAAACACCAGTGGTTGCAGATGCAGGAGGAGCCAGTGAAGCAGAAGAGTGCCTCCGCCTCCATCCTTGAGCAAGTCCACACAGAGATCTCCTCCcagcagagaacagagaaagagggggaggaagagaaggagggaAGAGTGACGGAGGAGCTCATCGTCATGGCCGCCTACACTTTGGGTCAGTGTCGGCAGTCCTCAGACAAAGAGAGCTTGACCCCAGACCAGAAGGCTATCTCAAAGCGCTTCAAATTTGAAGAGTCCTTCCCAGCTCTGCAAGAAGTGCCAGGGGAATTCATATACTGA